From the Peromyscus leucopus breed LL Stock chromosome 8b, UCI_PerLeu_2.1, whole genome shotgun sequence genome, one window contains:
- the Pigw gene encoding phosphatidylinositol-glycan biosynthesis class W protein isoform X1, producing MHSPEVKKMSQKQMKEAFVSNLNGTSVLEVTQGLCFPAFCILCRGLLIIFSEHLCSFSLRRSTRFCMDFVVLIVPLVVTLTILSSFILLESLTVIACGAWLLYQIYQRRTCYAKVPVQKVFANFLKISLESEYNPAITCYRVINSVFTAIAILAVDFPLFPRRFAKTELYGTGAMDYGVGGFIFGAAMVCPELRRKSVEGSRFNYLRKSLYSVWPLVLLGMGRLVVIKSIGYQEHLTEYGVHWNFFFTIVVVKLITSLLLIIFPLNKSWIVAVSITVLYQLALDLTPLKRVILYGTDGSGTRAGLFNANREGIISTLGYVTIHMAGVQTGLYVLKNRTRIRDWIKVACCILLVAVSFFISLYIVQVNIEAVSRRMANLAFCMWVVASSLLLLSCLLLSDIILSFAKFLIKGALVPCSWKLIQLPATNKKHSESPILEGEKKEPSLCLITALNRNQLFFFLLSNITTGLINLMVDTLHSSASWTLVVLGMYMFTNCLVIYVLDLQGKTVKFW from the exons ATGCATTCACCG gaagtgaaaaaaatgtctcaaaaGCAGATGAAGGAAGCTTTTGTCAGTAACCTCAATGGAACCAGCGTGCTGGAAGTGACCCAGGGCTTGTGCTTTCCTGCATTCTGTATCCTGTGCAGAGGCCTTTTGATCATTTTCTCAGAGCACTTGTGTTCTTTCTCACTCCGCCGGAGCACACGATTCTGCATGGACTTTGTTGTTCTCATAGTCCCCCTGGTGGTCACTCTGACTATACTGTCTTCGTTTATTCTCCTGGAGAGTCTCACGGTGATTGCCTGCGGGGCATGGCTGTTGTATCAGATCTATCAGAGGAGGACTTGCTATGCCAAAGTGCCTGTCCAGAAAGTCTTTGCAAACTTCTTGAAAATCAGCCTAGAGTCAGAGTACAATCCAGCCATCACCTGTTACCGGGTCATTAACAGTGTATTCACTGCTATTGCCATTTTGGCTGTGGACTTCCCACTTTTCCCTAGAAGATTTGCCAAAACGGAGCTTTATGGGACAGGGGCCATGGATTACGGAGTAGGTGGTTTTATTTTTGGGGCTGCAATGGTTTGTCCAGAGCTTAGAAGGAAATCTGTAGAAGGGTCCAGATTTAATTACCTTAGAAAATCACTGTATTCTGTTTGGCCGCTCGTCTTGTTAGGAATGGGACGGTTAGTCGTTATAAAATCCATAGGCTATCAGGAACATTTAACTGAGTATGGAGTTCACTGGAATTTTTTCTTTACCATCGTAGTTGTGAAATTAATAACATCccttcttttgattatttttcctttaaataagtCGTGGATTGTGGCTGTCAGCATTACTGTGTTGTACCAGCTAGCTCTCGACTTGACCCCACTCAAGAGGGTAATTTTGTATGGCACTGATGGTAGTGGCACGAGAGCTGGGTTATTTAACGCCAACCGGGAAGGAATCATTTCCACTCTGGGGTACGTGACGATCCACATGGCTGGCGTGCAGACAGGGTTGTATGTGCTTAAGAACAGAACACGTATCAGAGACTGGATAAAAGTTGCTTGTTGTATTCTCTTAGTGGCTGTTAGCTTCTTCATTTCCCTTTATATAGTTCAAGTAAATATAGAAGCCGTATCTCGAAGAATGGCCAATTTAGCCTTTTGTATGTGGGTGGTTGCTTCTAGCCTGCTGCTTCTTAGCTGTCTGTTACTGAGTGATATAATTTTGAGTTTTGCCAAATTTCTAATTAAAGGGGCTCTAGTACCATGTTCTTGGAAACTTATACAGTTGCCTgctacaaataaaaaacattctgAATCTCCAATCCTAGAAGGTGAAAAAAAAGAACCCAGCCTTTGTTTAATCACAGCTCTGAACAGAAAccagctgttttttttcttgctgtcaAATATAACAACTGGTCTGATTAACCTGATGGTGGATACATTACACAGTAGTGCCTCCTGGACCTTAGTTGTGCTCGGTATGTATATGTTTACCAACTGTTTGGTTATATATGTCCTTGATTTACAAGGTAAAACCGTCAAGTTTTGGTGA
- the Pigw gene encoding phosphatidylinositol-glycan biosynthesis class W protein isoform X2 has protein sequence MSQKQMKEAFVSNLNGTSVLEVTQGLCFPAFCILCRGLLIIFSEHLCSFSLRRSTRFCMDFVVLIVPLVVTLTILSSFILLESLTVIACGAWLLYQIYQRRTCYAKVPVQKVFANFLKISLESEYNPAITCYRVINSVFTAIAILAVDFPLFPRRFAKTELYGTGAMDYGVGGFIFGAAMVCPELRRKSVEGSRFNYLRKSLYSVWPLVLLGMGRLVVIKSIGYQEHLTEYGVHWNFFFTIVVVKLITSLLLIIFPLNKSWIVAVSITVLYQLALDLTPLKRVILYGTDGSGTRAGLFNANREGIISTLGYVTIHMAGVQTGLYVLKNRTRIRDWIKVACCILLVAVSFFISLYIVQVNIEAVSRRMANLAFCMWVVASSLLLLSCLLLSDIILSFAKFLIKGALVPCSWKLIQLPATNKKHSESPILEGEKKEPSLCLITALNRNQLFFFLLSNITTGLINLMVDTLHSSASWTLVVLGMYMFTNCLVIYVLDLQGKTVKFW, from the coding sequence atgtctcaaaaGCAGATGAAGGAAGCTTTTGTCAGTAACCTCAATGGAACCAGCGTGCTGGAAGTGACCCAGGGCTTGTGCTTTCCTGCATTCTGTATCCTGTGCAGAGGCCTTTTGATCATTTTCTCAGAGCACTTGTGTTCTTTCTCACTCCGCCGGAGCACACGATTCTGCATGGACTTTGTTGTTCTCATAGTCCCCCTGGTGGTCACTCTGACTATACTGTCTTCGTTTATTCTCCTGGAGAGTCTCACGGTGATTGCCTGCGGGGCATGGCTGTTGTATCAGATCTATCAGAGGAGGACTTGCTATGCCAAAGTGCCTGTCCAGAAAGTCTTTGCAAACTTCTTGAAAATCAGCCTAGAGTCAGAGTACAATCCAGCCATCACCTGTTACCGGGTCATTAACAGTGTATTCACTGCTATTGCCATTTTGGCTGTGGACTTCCCACTTTTCCCTAGAAGATTTGCCAAAACGGAGCTTTATGGGACAGGGGCCATGGATTACGGAGTAGGTGGTTTTATTTTTGGGGCTGCAATGGTTTGTCCAGAGCTTAGAAGGAAATCTGTAGAAGGGTCCAGATTTAATTACCTTAGAAAATCACTGTATTCTGTTTGGCCGCTCGTCTTGTTAGGAATGGGACGGTTAGTCGTTATAAAATCCATAGGCTATCAGGAACATTTAACTGAGTATGGAGTTCACTGGAATTTTTTCTTTACCATCGTAGTTGTGAAATTAATAACATCccttcttttgattatttttcctttaaataagtCGTGGATTGTGGCTGTCAGCATTACTGTGTTGTACCAGCTAGCTCTCGACTTGACCCCACTCAAGAGGGTAATTTTGTATGGCACTGATGGTAGTGGCACGAGAGCTGGGTTATTTAACGCCAACCGGGAAGGAATCATTTCCACTCTGGGGTACGTGACGATCCACATGGCTGGCGTGCAGACAGGGTTGTATGTGCTTAAGAACAGAACACGTATCAGAGACTGGATAAAAGTTGCTTGTTGTATTCTCTTAGTGGCTGTTAGCTTCTTCATTTCCCTTTATATAGTTCAAGTAAATATAGAAGCCGTATCTCGAAGAATGGCCAATTTAGCCTTTTGTATGTGGGTGGTTGCTTCTAGCCTGCTGCTTCTTAGCTGTCTGTTACTGAGTGATATAATTTTGAGTTTTGCCAAATTTCTAATTAAAGGGGCTCTAGTACCATGTTCTTGGAAACTTATACAGTTGCCTgctacaaataaaaaacattctgAATCTCCAATCCTAGAAGGTGAAAAAAAAGAACCCAGCCTTTGTTTAATCACAGCTCTGAACAGAAAccagctgttttttttcttgctgtcaAATATAACAACTGGTCTGATTAACCTGATGGTGGATACATTACACAGTAGTGCCTCCTGGACCTTAGTTGTGCTCGGTATGTATATGTTTACCAACTGTTTGGTTATATATGTCCTTGATTTACAAGGTAAAACCGTCAAGTTTTGGTGA